Proteins from one Nitrospira sp. genomic window:
- a CDS encoding VOC family protein, with the protein MTKPAKNTICLWYDKDAEEAAHFYAKTFPDSCVSAVHRAPGDYPSGKKGDVLTVEFTVMGIPCLGLNGGPAFKHNQAFSFQVATVDQAETDRYWNAIVGNGGEESQCGWCQDKWGLSWQITPVVLTDAVTSSDPAVAQRAFDAMMHMGKIDVAAIEAAVRGSHR; encoded by the coding sequence ATGACCAAGCCGGCAAAGAACACCATCTGCCTGTGGTACGACAAGGACGCTGAAGAGGCGGCGCATTTTTATGCGAAGACCTTTCCCGATTCATGTGTGAGCGCAGTGCATAGGGCGCCGGGAGATTATCCTTCCGGCAAGAAAGGAGACGTGCTGACAGTCGAATTTACCGTGATGGGAATTCCCTGCCTCGGGCTCAATGGAGGACCTGCCTTCAAGCATAACCAGGCGTTCTCATTTCAGGTTGCAACAGTCGACCAGGCGGAAACCGATCGGTACTGGAACGCGATCGTAGGAAACGGCGGCGAGGAAAGCCAGTGCGGCTGGTGCCAGGACAAGTGGGGCCTGTCCTGGCAGATTACACCAGTCGTCTTGACGGACGCGGTGACCAGTTCTGATCCCGCCGTCGCCCAGCGCGCCTTCGATGCGATGATGCACATGGGAAAGATCGACGTCGCGGCAATAGAGGCAGCAGTTCGCGGCTCACACAGGTAA
- the rph gene encoding ribonuclease PH, with the protein MVSGTGLGRIDGRRRDQIRPVKVTRNFTKHAEGSVLIEMGDTKVICTASIEEKVPPFLKGKGTGWVTAEYAMLPRATHDRSPRESVKGKQGGRTLEIQRLVGRALRAVIDTSRLGERTIWIDCDVIQADGGTRTASITGSFIALADAVSVLKKRELVKVNPLTDYLAAISIGKVGGHVMVDLAYEEDSHAEVDLNLVMTGAGQYVEVQGTAERTPFNKKDMDEFLDLGWRAISELVDLQKSLIGGLS; encoded by the coding sequence ATGGTGAGCGGGACAGGGCTGGGGCGTATCGATGGGCGGCGGCGGGATCAAATCCGGCCGGTCAAGGTGACGCGCAATTTTACGAAACACGCCGAAGGCTCCGTCCTGATTGAGATGGGCGATACCAAGGTGATCTGCACCGCCTCCATCGAGGAAAAAGTTCCACCGTTTCTGAAGGGGAAAGGGACCGGCTGGGTGACGGCAGAATATGCCATGTTGCCCCGGGCCACGCACGATCGTTCTCCTCGAGAATCGGTGAAGGGAAAGCAGGGCGGACGGACACTGGAGATTCAACGACTGGTCGGGCGGGCGTTGCGCGCCGTGATCGATACGAGTCGATTGGGTGAACGTACCATTTGGATCGACTGCGATGTCATTCAGGCCGATGGTGGAACCCGGACGGCCTCCATCACCGGGTCGTTCATCGCCCTTGCTGATGCCGTGTCTGTGCTGAAAAAACGGGAGTTGGTCAAGGTGAACCCCCTGACCGACTATCTGGCGGCTATCAGTATCGGCAAGGTCGGTGGTCATGTGATGGTGGATTTGGCCTACGAGGAAGACTCGCACGCTGAAGTCGATTTGAATTTGGTGATGACCGGTGCCGGGCAGTATGTCGAAGTGCAAGGCACGGCCGAGCGGACGCCGTTCAACAAAAAAGATATGGACGAATTCCTCGACCTTGGGTGGCGGGCGATCAGCGAATTGGTGGATCTGCAGAAGTCGCTGATCGGTGGATTAAGCTAA
- a CDS encoding DUF748 domain-containing protein → MTFLSRYRILLYVLSGLVAFYALLGFVVVPYAVKTYGVPALSERLRHPVVLEDIRLNPFTFSLGLTGFEIQEPDRTPMLGFQELFINFEATSLVRSSYLFDEIRLTLPFGFVHLQADGKLNLLGLVPPPAQDEDRSAPPKAEPSAKGAMPAVDIRLLSIQRGVIEYRDDSKKRPVEIDVVPIEVSVRNFSSKGGSESAYAFTAEFGEKEVLSWEGTFQLDPLESDGHVSLSHVGLNTFWPSLRDRFRFDILSGKLSVDARYHFDTRLSPVNLQMTEGKVQLADFRLSEAGSREPVLTVPSFGIDGISLDLSKRELGIGTAALTGADIRAWLGQDGVVNFKPLFAPVPQPQEETEQVAQPGQGAAPPWSVDVQAVEVAKTRVEFEDRTLTMPAQLSLENVQMTAKDLHVPLRGSIPVTTGFRLNQEGMVDGRGTLQLDPLQVSLALKLEHIGLRPFQPYLDRTMLVDIKDGELEVDGEVIYRSRPESDPMLRYVGQVGINKLHVADRVSGKEFLGWTALGLRKMAVEVSPTKVKIGEIALRDPAVQLITGKDGVLNLSQLMRKPEAAATPTTPAAVRESSPKNAPPPTPIEIDVVRLSKLSATFVDESIDPVVATGITDLSGTIKGLSSKQVAKAEVALVGKVDEVAPLKIQGQINPLSEEAYTHLTFLFQGVDLTAVSPYAGKYVGFPIAKGKLSLDLMYQVSKKQLVGENKVLVDQLTFGEKTDSPDATSLPVRLAVGLLKDRRGRIDIDMPVRGDLTEPDFRYGRVVLNALVNLVTKVATSPFSALGGLVGGGGEDLQFVEFVPGSEELSEVERKKIDSVAKALQERPGLRVDVAGTADPARDRDALAMQKISADVQRRFTQGGTKNVQSVPSPSREFELLSDLYAEKLGKQPMKSESLPGGKSVERVLSADELRQQLVPAMAVEESELRILAQGRAKAIREHLIEQGGLSEDRVFLLDVDVAASDGQQVRAHLNLTGS, encoded by the coding sequence ATGACGTTTCTTTCCCGGTATCGAATCCTCCTCTACGTCCTCAGCGGCCTGGTGGCATTCTATGCGTTGTTAGGTTTTGTCGTCGTTCCCTATGCCGTCAAGACGTACGGCGTTCCTGCCTTGTCTGAACGTCTCAGGCATCCCGTCGTTCTGGAAGACATCCGGCTCAATCCGTTTACGTTCTCCCTGGGCCTCACCGGGTTTGAAATTCAGGAGCCCGACCGCACGCCGATGCTCGGGTTTCAGGAACTATTCATAAATTTTGAAGCAACCTCGCTGGTTCGGTCCTCATACCTCTTCGATGAGATTCGGCTAACTCTTCCATTCGGATTCGTGCATCTGCAGGCAGACGGGAAGCTGAATCTTCTTGGTTTGGTGCCGCCGCCTGCTCAAGACGAGGACCGATCTGCGCCGCCGAAGGCTGAACCATCCGCCAAGGGGGCGATGCCGGCTGTCGACATTCGCCTCCTGAGCATTCAACGAGGCGTGATCGAGTATCGGGACGATTCCAAGAAAAGGCCGGTGGAGATTGATGTGGTGCCCATCGAGGTTTCTGTCCGCAACTTCAGCAGCAAGGGAGGGAGCGAAAGTGCCTATGCGTTTACGGCGGAGTTCGGCGAGAAGGAAGTATTGTCCTGGGAAGGCACATTTCAGCTCGATCCACTCGAATCCGACGGGCATGTGTCATTGTCGCACGTTGGTTTGAATACCTTTTGGCCTAGCCTCCGCGACCGGTTTCGATTCGATATCCTGAGTGGAAAGTTGTCGGTCGATGCCCGCTATCACTTCGACACGCGTCTTTCTCCTGTCAATCTGCAGATGACAGAGGGCAAGGTTCAGTTGGCGGATTTCCGACTGTCGGAAGCGGGGAGTCGTGAGCCGGTACTGACGGTGCCGTCTTTCGGCATAGACGGAATCAGCCTGGACCTGTCGAAGCGGGAGCTGGGAATCGGCACCGCGGCCTTGACCGGAGCGGACATTCGCGCCTGGCTCGGTCAGGATGGCGTGGTCAATTTCAAGCCGCTCTTCGCCCCAGTCCCTCAGCCGCAGGAGGAGACTGAACAGGTGGCTCAGCCGGGTCAGGGGGCGGCACCGCCATGGTCCGTCGACGTGCAGGCCGTCGAAGTTGCCAAGACACGGGTGGAGTTTGAAGATCGAACCCTCACGATGCCGGCACAACTGAGTCTAGAGAATGTCCAGATGACGGCCAAGGATCTGCATGTCCCGCTGCGAGGGTCGATTCCGGTCACAACCGGTTTCCGCCTCAATCAAGAGGGGATGGTCGACGGCCGCGGCACCCTGCAACTTGACCCGCTGCAGGTGTCTCTCGCGCTGAAGTTGGAGCATATCGGCCTCCGTCCGTTTCAGCCCTATCTGGATCGCACCATGCTGGTCGATATCAAGGACGGCGAATTGGAAGTGGATGGCGAGGTGATCTACCGGAGCCGACCGGAGTCTGACCCCATGCTGCGCTATGTGGGCCAGGTGGGGATCAACAAGCTGCATGTGGCTGATCGGGTGTCGGGAAAGGAATTTCTGGGCTGGACCGCATTGGGATTGCGCAAGATGGCAGTGGAGGTCTCGCCGACCAAGGTCAAGATCGGCGAAATTGCGCTGCGAGATCCGGCGGTGCAACTCATCACCGGGAAGGACGGTGTGCTGAACTTGTCACAGTTGATGCGCAAACCGGAAGCAGCGGCAACTCCGACTACACCCGCGGCGGTCCGCGAATCCTCTCCGAAGAACGCGCCGCCCCCGACGCCGATCGAGATCGATGTCGTGCGGTTGTCGAAGTTGTCGGCGACATTCGTGGATGAATCCATCGACCCGGTTGTGGCCACCGGCATTACGGATCTCAGCGGCACGATCAAAGGCTTGTCGTCTAAGCAGGTGGCCAAGGCCGAGGTAGCGCTGGTCGGGAAAGTCGACGAGGTGGCGCCGCTCAAGATTCAGGGCCAGATCAATCCGCTGAGTGAGGAGGCCTATACTCATCTGACCTTTTTGTTTCAGGGTGTGGATCTCACGGCGGTCTCGCCATACGCGGGGAAATATGTCGGGTTTCCCATCGCCAAAGGCAAGCTGTCGCTGGATTTGATGTATCAGGTGTCGAAGAAGCAATTGGTGGGAGAAAATAAAGTGCTGGTGGACCAATTGACCTTCGGAGAGAAAACCGACAGCCCGGATGCGACGAGCCTGCCGGTGCGTTTGGCCGTAGGATTGCTGAAAGATCGACGAGGGCGGATCGATATCGACATGCCGGTGCGCGGGGATTTGACTGAGCCGGATTTTCGTTACGGCCGGGTGGTGCTCAACGCATTGGTCAATCTGGTGACCAAAGTGGCGACCTCTCCATTTTCGGCGCTGGGTGGACTCGTAGGCGGGGGCGGAGAAGACTTACAGTTTGTTGAATTTGTCCCAGGCAGCGAAGAGTTGAGCGAAGTAGAGCGGAAGAAAATTGATTCAGTCGCCAAGGCGCTTCAGGAACGACCAGGGTTGCGGGTGGATGTGGCTGGGACTGCCGATCCTGCTCGTGATCGCGATGCGTTGGCTATGCAAAAAATCTCCGCCGACGTGCAGCGGCGATTCACGCAGGGCGGCACCAAGAATGTGCAAAGCGTCCCTTCCCCGTCGAGAGAGTTCGAACTGCTCAGCGATCTGTATGCCGAGAAACTGGGCAAGCAGCCGATGAAGAGCGAATCGTTACCGGGAGGGAAATCCGTCGAGCGCGTGCTGTCGGCTGACGAACTGCGGCAACAGCTGGTTCCGGCGATGGCGGTGGAGGAGTCGGAACTGCGGATCTTGGCGCAGGGTCGTGCCAAGGCCATTCGCGAACATCTGATCGAGCAGGGAGGCCTGTCGGAGGATCGGGTCTTTCTCCTGGACGTGGACGTGGCTGCGTCGGACGGTCAACAAGTGAGGGCCCATCTCAATTTGACGGGCAGTTAG
- a CDS encoding XTP/dITP diphosphatase codes for MQIVLATRNQHKKQELVALLRGLDITIRTLDDFPSAPEVVEDGNTCEANAMKKAVEIARYTGMTAVADDTGLEVEALGGRPGVFAARYAGEHATYEDNVRKLLQELQGVPAERRRGRFVTVAAIAMPEGKRFSAQGVLEGLIAEEPAGSHGFGYDPVFFLPEYHQTLAQLSPEVKNQISHRARAFTQARTLLQRMMAEQTSVGA; via the coding sequence ATGCAGATTGTGCTGGCGACCAGGAATCAACACAAGAAACAAGAACTCGTCGCCTTGTTGCGTGGTCTTGACATCACGATTCGCACGCTTGATGATTTCCCCTCCGCACCGGAGGTTGTCGAAGACGGCAACACGTGCGAAGCTAACGCCATGAAGAAGGCTGTGGAGATCGCGCGGTACACGGGGATGACTGCGGTAGCGGATGATACCGGGCTGGAAGTTGAGGCCTTGGGCGGACGCCCGGGCGTCTTTGCCGCCCGCTATGCGGGAGAGCATGCCACCTATGAGGACAATGTCCGGAAGTTGTTGCAGGAGCTTCAGGGGGTCCCGGCTGAACGGCGAAGGGGCCGCTTCGTCACCGTCGCGGCTATTGCGATGCCTGAAGGCAAACGCTTCTCGGCGCAGGGTGTCTTGGAAGGCCTGATCGCCGAAGAGCCGGCCGGTTCCCATGGGTTCGGGTACGATCCCGTGTTTTTCCTGCCGGAGTATCATCAGACTCTGGCGCAATTGTCGCCGGAAGTGAAAAACCAAATCAGCCATCGTGCCCGAGCCTTTACCCAGGCGAGGACGCTGTTGCAGCGTATGATGGCCGAACAGACCTCAGTCGGGGCGTAG
- a CDS encoding arsenite methyltransferase, producing MQDEKSLKEIIQAEYGQAARQATRGKASCCGSGSILEDGKLDPITQNLYATEETDGLPPEALVASFGCGNPTALATIQSGETVLDLGSGGGIDVFLSARRVGPTGKVYGLDMTDDMLALARENQRKAGVTNVKFLKGEIEDIPLPDNSVDLIISNCVINLSSDKSRVFNEAFRVLKPGGRLAVSDIVVRGAIPPEIRHSVELWAGCVAGALDEEDYLARLRAAGFDQVNLEPTRIYTADDARDFILGAGLDADVVAKAVDGKFLSGFIRATKPLAERSCCSPSCCS from the coding sequence ATGCAAGATGAGAAGTCGCTCAAGGAGATCATTCAAGCCGAATACGGTCAGGCCGCTCGTCAGGCCACACGGGGAAAAGCCTCATGTTGCGGGTCCGGCAGTATTCTGGAGGACGGCAAGTTGGATCCGATTACCCAAAATCTGTATGCGACAGAGGAGACCGACGGCCTCCCCCCAGAAGCCCTTGTGGCTTCCTTTGGATGCGGAAACCCGACGGCATTAGCCACGATTCAATCAGGGGAGACGGTGTTGGATCTCGGCTCCGGTGGTGGGATCGACGTATTCCTTTCGGCTCGCCGAGTGGGCCCCACCGGAAAAGTGTATGGACTGGATATGACGGACGACATGCTCGCCTTGGCACGGGAAAACCAGCGCAAGGCTGGTGTCACCAATGTGAAGTTTCTCAAGGGCGAGATCGAAGACATCCCTCTGCCGGACAATTCGGTGGATCTGATTATCTCGAACTGCGTCATCAACCTCTCGTCTGACAAGTCGCGCGTCTTCAACGAAGCGTTTCGGGTTCTCAAACCCGGAGGGCGATTGGCTGTGTCGGATATCGTCGTGCGTGGGGCCATCCCACCAGAAATCCGCCACAGTGTGGAACTTTGGGCCGGGTGTGTCGCCGGAGCATTGGATGAGGAAGACTATCTGGCGCGACTTCGTGCGGCTGGGTTCGACCAGGTGAATCTCGAACCCACGAGGATCTATACGGCAGACGATGCCCGGGATTTCATCCTCGGGGCGGGATTGGATGCCGACGTCGTGGCCAAGGCCGTCGACGGAAAGTTCCTGAGCGGCTTCATCCGCGCCACCAAGCCCCTCGCTGAGAGGTCCTGTTGCAGTCCGAGTTGCTGCTCCTAA
- a CDS encoding arsenate reductase ArsC yields the protein MKKRVLFLCTGNSARSQMAEALLGLIAGDDFEASSAGTHPAGLNPVTVEAMQDVGVDVRQYRSKHVNECMRQPFDYVITVCDRAKETCPVFPGARNIRNWSFDDPAVAPPDTRWAVFRRVRDEIADRICRFLIEECQLAPASIRCYRC from the coding sequence ATGAAGAAGCGCGTCTTGTTCCTATGCACGGGCAATTCAGCCCGAAGTCAGATGGCGGAGGCGTTGCTTGGTCTGATTGCCGGAGATGACTTCGAGGCCTCCAGCGCAGGTACGCATCCAGCCGGGCTGAACCCCGTTACGGTTGAGGCCATGCAGGACGTCGGTGTGGATGTCCGCCAGTATAGATCGAAGCACGTCAATGAGTGCATGAGGCAGCCATTCGACTATGTCATCACCGTGTGTGATCGCGCCAAGGAGACCTGTCCCGTATTTCCGGGTGCACGGAATATCCGCAATTGGTCGTTTGATGATCCGGCCGTTGCCCCGCCGGATACGCGATGGGCAGTCTTTCGTCGGGTACGTGACGAAATTGCAGACCGGATCTGTCGTTTCCTGATTGAAGAGTGCCAGCTAGCCCCGGCCTCTATCCGTTGTTATCGATGCTGA
- a CDS encoding response regulator, translating to MSIPSVSEVATQQSILENRNILIVDDEEPIRRLLGYLLQPHGYQVTLAGEAREARQRMETGSFAMVLCDVNMPGESGMDLIRHILTQYPTTAVIMITGLDSPVLANAALDMGAFGYIIKPFEANEVLINVANALRRRKLEIENSMHRENLEEVVRTRTIALQQALEWLERSEKELRLSREETIQRLAIAAEYRDSSTAQHIQRMSHYCELLARRYGLSPERCDLIRTASPMHDIGKIGTPDHVLLKPGKFTPEEFKVITQHTEIGYRILAGSDSELLKVAALIAWTHHERYDGSGYPRGLKGEEIPLEGRITAIADNFDAITTQRVYKPAYDFDHAKELMLKERGKHFDPDLLDIFFDSMVDITRIYDQFSDPSWLTTSRHRAITHEQGEA from the coding sequence ATGAGCATCCCGAGCGTGAGTGAAGTCGCCACCCAGCAATCGATTCTCGAAAACCGCAACATCCTGATCGTCGACGATGAGGAACCCATCCGCCGCCTGTTAGGCTATCTGCTACAGCCCCACGGCTACCAAGTCACCCTGGCCGGCGAGGCGCGCGAAGCCAGGCAACGGATGGAAACCGGCTCGTTTGCCATGGTGCTCTGCGATGTGAACATGCCCGGCGAGTCGGGCATGGATCTGATCCGCCACATCCTCACGCAGTATCCCACGACTGCCGTCATCATGATCACCGGCCTCGACAGCCCCGTACTCGCGAACGCGGCGCTGGATATGGGCGCCTTCGGCTATATCATCAAGCCCTTTGAGGCGAATGAAGTCCTCATCAACGTGGCAAACGCGTTGCGTCGGCGAAAGCTGGAGATCGAAAACTCCATGCACCGGGAAAATCTCGAAGAGGTCGTCCGGACCAGAACGATCGCCCTGCAGCAAGCCCTCGAATGGCTGGAACGAAGTGAAAAGGAACTTCGTCTCTCGCGAGAGGAGACGATCCAACGGCTGGCAATTGCCGCAGAATATCGCGACAGCTCCACCGCGCAGCATATCCAACGGATGAGCCATTACTGCGAACTGCTCGCGCGCCGGTATGGATTGTCCCCTGAGCGCTGTGACCTCATTCGCACGGCGAGTCCCATGCATGACATCGGCAAGATCGGCACGCCCGATCATGTTCTGCTCAAGCCCGGCAAGTTCACACCGGAAGAATTCAAGGTCATCACCCAACACACGGAAATCGGGTATAGAATCCTGGCCGGCTCCGACTCGGAACTGTTGAAAGTGGCCGCCCTCATCGCCTGGACCCACCATGAACGGTACGATGGTAGCGGGTACCCGCGAGGACTCAAGGGAGAGGAGATTCCGCTGGAGGGACGGATCACCGCGATCGCCGACAACTTCGACGCCATTACGACGCAGCGCGTGTACAAACCCGCCTATGACTTCGACCACGCGAAGGAACTGATGCTGAAAGAACGAGGTAAACATTTCGACCCCGATCTGCTCGACATCTTTTTCGATTCCATGGTCGACATCACACGCATCTATGATCAATTTTCCGATCCCAGCTGGCTCACCACCTCCCGGCACCGTGCGATCACTCACGAGCAGGGGGAAGCCTGA
- a CDS encoding winged helix-turn-helix transcriptional regulator: protein MYGDGMIAIRDKDVSSAAAVCHALSDETRLRILQQLHGGEQCVCDLTDAFQTGQSRLSFHLRVLKEAGLVLDRREGRWMYYALNREGLQVLEEFLGVLKTETKGAGRTHCCE from the coding sequence ATGTATGGTGACGGCATGATCGCCATACGTGACAAAGATGTCTCGAGCGCCGCTGCCGTGTGTCATGCGCTTTCCGACGAGACGCGGTTGCGTATTCTGCAGCAGCTTCATGGGGGTGAACAATGCGTGTGTGATCTCACCGACGCGTTTCAGACTGGTCAGTCTCGACTTTCCTTCCACTTACGGGTCCTGAAGGAGGCGGGATTGGTGCTCGATCGACGCGAGGGGCGTTGGATGTATTACGCCTTGAACCGAGAGGGGCTCCAGGTGCTGGAAGAGTTTCTCGGTGTCTTGAAGACGGAGACGAAGGGCGCCGGGCGAACACACTGCTGCGAGTGA